The following is a genomic window from Nitrospirota bacterium.
TTTTTTGAAACAATGCCTTTTGCCTGTTCGGGATGCATTATCACAAACTCTTCGGCTTGAACCAATGCCCTTAATGTGTTTTTCACAACCTCCGGTTTGTTCTTTATAAAGCTGTTTAAAGCTACGATGTTATAGTTTTTTACCATGAGCAGTGGTTCGTCAAAAACTGTGGAATTATCTCCGAAAAATCTGACGGATTTTGTACTAAACGGTTCTCTTGTGGAGATGGCATCAACCTCTCCAAACGTAAATGAAGTAAATGTATCTGCCGGATTTTTGAAAATTATTTTTACATCTTCCTCGGGTATCCCAAATTTTAATAAAAACAGATGTAAATAATAATGAGGCCCCGTGCCTTTAGCCGTTCCTATACGTTTACCCTTCAGGTCTGTGGGGTTGACAATGCCTCTGTCCTTTCGTGCAATGATTCTTGGATCATTACCGGAGGAACCAATGGATGCGATAGCACTGAAATCCTGCCGTTTAAAGCTATTGAAGACGAAATTCATGTCCGTTGCAGTGGCCATATCAATTTTACCTTCTAACATATCTCTTATTGCAACGATTCCGCCCTCGATGTATTTAACCGTCATATCGAGGCCGTTTGCCGTGAAATAACCATTCTCCTCTGCTATCATACACAGTGCGGTCATAGGTTCTAATGCAACCCCAAGACTTACCTTTTCACGTACCGCTTTAGGTTTGCCATTTCTTGTTTGCATAGTAATGGTGAACACCATAAGTGTCACCACTATGAGCAATATTGATAATTTGACCTTTTTCATATTCCCCTGTTTAACACCATTTTAATACCAGATTGTCTTCCCAGACCTGTTAAATAACCTCTAAAAATAATATTCTACCCCTCCCTTGCACAATACAAAATACTCTCAGCCAAATACTCCAGATTAATCGGCTTTATTATATTTCTACAAACCGTATCACTTGTATGCTGTTCATCGTTATAAGCGGTGGTTATTATAATGGGCTGGGATTTACCGGTTTTCTGTATTTTTTCTATCATTGCCATTCCATCCATAACAGGCATTTGAATATCAGTTATCACTATATCAATTGCAGGTTCATTTGCTATATAAATATCCAAACCTTCTTTACCATTCTGAGCTTCATAAACAAAAGCTACCCTTCTCTTTAAAAAACGGGCAACCGTTCCTCTTATATGTGGATCATCTTCTACGTAAAGAACTGTTAATGTTTTCAGTAATTCATTCTCTGCTGTCATATCTCTATCCTAAACTCACACCATCCATCCATGTTCCTAACCGTAATAGTGCCTTTCATGTTTTTCTCTATTATTACCTTTGCCATATATAGCCCCAAACCAACTCCCTGTGACCTGTCTTTGGTGGTAAAGTACGGCTCAAACACTTTGTTTATTATATCATCAGGAATTTCACCACCATTGTCAGAAACAGATATAATTACTCTATTGGTAGTGGCATCCTTATTTAACTTTATTTTAATAATTCCATTAATGATATTATTTTGTTCAAATTTATCCTTGGCATTTGTTAGAATATTTAAAATTACATTGGCAAACTCATTCGGATATCCTTGTATAGTTAAACTCTCATCTAATTCATTATCGATAACAATACCTTTCTCTTTGATATACCCTGATAGCAGTGATTTGGCTCTGTTTATCTTATCAGCTATGTTGAACTCAGTTAGTTCTTTCTTTTGGATATAAAAATTTCTTAAATTATCTATTGTCGCCGATAGATTATTCAGTTCAGACATGGACTCTTCAATAATCTTAATCATATATGCTTCGTCTAATTCATCATGTATGTATGCATCTTTTATTTCCTGGATTGAAACTCCGATTGCACATAACGGTTGCCTCCAGTGGTGAGAGATATTTATAAGTAATTCACCCATGGCAGCCAGTTTGGACTGCTGGATCAGAATTTGCTCCTGTCTCCTGCCATCTTGTTCCGCGGCTTTTTTTTCTGTTATGTCAATGCAGGCGCCTGCCATAGAAATGATGTCTCCCCTGTCGTTCATAAACGGTACCCCGACGTACAGAATCCAGCACTCGGTGCCCTCAGGCAATATAATGCGGCATTCGAGGGAAAACTTTACTTTATTCACCATAGCGCTTCTAATAGCTTCCTCTACCTTTTCCCTGTCACCGGGATGTATTCGCTGAATAAAATCGTTTACAGGCTGGGTTGTTTCCCTGGGTATCAGTCCCAGAATGGCATTGAGGTTTTCATCACGAGTATCTTCACCGGAATCTACCATCCAGCGCCACGTTCCTATACGCGAGGCTGAAAGAACCGCGCTGAGCCTCTGTCTGCTATCTTGCAGAGCTTCCCGCATCTCCTTCATTTCAGTTACATCCTGAATTGTACCATAAAGGACTTTTACCGTGCCGTTAGAGCTGTACTTTACCTGGCCTATGGTGTAAATGTAACGGGTTTCTCCATTTCTTCTTATGATGCGGTACTCAAAGGGATGACCTCCCTTGTCCGTTATCCAGTGTTTTACGTTGTTATTGTGAAAATCCCTGTCGTCAGGATGGATAATATTCTTTAGGTCGTTATATGAGAGACTTGTTTCTTTTTTCTCCATGCCGTATATGGCGTATGCTTCATCGGACCATAGAACTCTGTCTTTGTCGATATCATATTCCCAACTACCTATATGTGCAATGCGCTGGGATTCTATAAGTTTAGCACTGCTCTCGCTGAGTTCCTTGTTTGTCACACATATAGTCTGGAGGTATTCCCTGTTTTGTACCGTTTTAACCACTACACCGGCAATGTTTTTAATAAATGGCTCATAGGGAATGTATTGTTCCAGGTTATGCAGTTTAGACAGGAAAACCCCCATAAATCGCTCTTTATCTTTTAAGGTAACGACTCTGTCGTTTTGAGATACGGTAAAGTTACATTTTTTTAATGATGAGTGGTCGCTGAAATCACAGTCGCCACACTTAAAAAACCGATCATGTAAGGAGTCGTAAACCGTACCGTTAATACATAGTAAAAGATGGGAAACACCGGGTATTTCAATTAAAGCATGCCCCAGGAATCCCACCATGCCTTCCATGGTTGGCATAACGTCAAGAGATTCCTGAATGACAAGCATCTTGCCAAGAATGTCTGCCTGTATTTGATTATCGTTCATACCCTCTTTCTCAACGGTTTTGGTATTTTATATTTCCCTGCTCTATTGATTTACTGAATACCTCTGGAGAAATACCTCAGGCTTGATGTAATAAGGATTGTAGAGTATGTTTCCTCTTACAACCATAAGAGGATGAACGCTCAATACGTCAAAAATGGTTCCACCGTCGAACTTTGTAGCGTCATACTGGCATATGCCCGTAATCGGATATTCGTTAAATAATATGTTGATCCTGCTCTCGTATTCTATTAACCGCTTCTTATCGATTGTGTCTTTAAGGGCCCAACCCATCTCTCCGCTTGCCCTGATCAAATTAAAACCTTCATCCAGGCTGGCGAAAAAGAAATCTTTAAGGAGAGACAGCATTCTATCAGGTATAAAAGTGCCGTCAGGGCAATAAACGGGAGAATTCATCCTGGCCACCAGTTGTTTAGTGCCTGCATATTTCGAAACCTCCACGCCAAGTTCCTTCATGTAGCCGTCTATGTCACTTTCGGTTGCAACGTCTGCGAAATAAGCGACTTTTTCCCCTGACACCAATCCACTCTCCACATACCTGGACATTACGGACTTACGCTCTGTGTCGTCGTTATAGATGTAACACATGTGGATTCCGTTTTGAAACTTCGTCTCGGTAAACCCTAAACTTATTTCCGTCCGAACTATATCCTTACTCATGTTATTACCTCCTTTTCGCTGGGCTGTTAACCCCCCTGCCCGGAGTGGCGTTCTATAATAAGGATTGCAGCACACACTCTTGTGAAAGATCTGCGGCGGCTGGAGTACACGCCCAGCCCGGCATTACTCTCTTTCGAGATACATCACAAGTACTAATATTATTATACAACAATTGGCGATTTCATACAATAACTCTAAATATTTATAGTGTTCAGACTTGATAATTTAGACAGAAAATTTCAATTTAACCATCTTTCTTTCCCAGATACGCATCCATTACTCTTTTTTCATTAAGCAGTTCTTTAGAATTCCCCTCCATTACGATCCTGCCGGTTTCCATTACATATGCGTAGTCAGATATACTTAAAGCCTTGTGAACATTTTGCTCAACCAACATAATGGTTACGCCGCTTTCGTTGATTTCGCTAATTATCTCAAATATGTGTTCTATAACTATGGGAGCCAGCCCAAGTGATGGTTCATCAAATAAAATGAATTTAGGTTTTGACATCAGCGCTCTCCCAATTGCAAGCATCTGCTGTTCACCGCCGGAAAGAGTCCCTGCCAATTGGTCTTTTCTTGAGCCAAGAATTGGAAATTTCTCAAGTATATTTTCCAAATCAGGCATAACTTCACGGTCCTGCCTTATGTAAGCTCCCATAAGCAGATTTTCAAGCACAGTCATCTTATTTAGAATCGCCCGTCCCTCTGGTACATAGGATATTCCCTTGCGTATTATCTCATCGGCTCTGAGGGTGTCAATCTTCATACCGTTATAGCGTATTTTACCGGAGAGAGGCGGAATTAATCCGGCTATCGTTTTCATTAGTGTGGTTTTGCCTGCTCCATTTGCGCCCACAAGCGAAACAACCTGTCTGTCCTTAACTCTTAGTGTAACCCCTCTTAAGGCTTCAACGTGGCCGTAACAAACCGAGAGCGAATCTATTTCAAGATCTGGCATTTTTCACAACCTCAGCTGTTTTACCAAGATAGGCCTCGATTACCTCTGGATTTTTTTGAATTTCCGCAGGGGTCCCCACTGCTATAACATGTCCGAAGTTAAGCGCAATAACGATGTCACATACGCCCATGACAAGTCCCATATCGTGCTCTATCAAAAGCACTGAAACCCCGTTGTCCCGTATTTCCATTATAAGTCTCATAATGTCCTGTGTCTCGGTATCGTTCATACCGGAGACAGGCTCATCCAAAAGCAAAAGCTGCGGGTTTAACGCTAAAGACCTGGCTATTTCCAGCCGTCTCTGCTGCCCATAGGAAAAATTATCTGAAATCTCATCAGCCTTTCCACTGAGCCCAACAAATGAAAGCAGTTGTTGAGCTTTTTCCAGTAACAACTGCTCCTGCCGCCTGTAGCCGGTAAATTTAAAAGCACACCTGCAAACTCCCCCTCTGCTTACAGAGTGCATTCCTGTCATGACGTTTTCAACCGCCTCCATCTGTCCAAACAGCTTTATGTTTTGAAACGTCCGTCCAATGCCAAGCTCTGCAATTCTGTATGGCCTGAGGCCGGTTATATCCTTGCCGTTAAAAATTATCCGTCCTGAGTCCTCTTTTGTTATCGAGGTTATGATATTAAAAAGTGTGGTTTTGCCTGCTCCGTTTGGGCCTATCAGGCCAACTATCTCTCCGGCTTTAACATTCAGGGAAACATCGCGTAGTGCTGTTACTCCTCCAAAATTTTTATTTATTAGTTTTAATTGCAGCATTATTTGTTTTTTTACCGTGTTTTCTGAAAAAGTTTTCAGTAATAATTCCCTCAGGTTTAAATGCCATCATAATGACAAGGATAGCTCCAAAAGCTACATACCGGTAGTCTTTGAGAAATCTTAGTGCCTCCGGTATGACTGTTAAAACAGTTGCTCCAAACACAGCGCCAAGTACATGCCCGCTCCCTCCCAACACGGTAAATATCAGCGCCTCCACTGCCCTGTGATATGTAAAGTCCGAGGGACTGATGTATGATACCGTATGGGCGTAGAGCGCCCCTGCAATTGCCGATATAAAGGCGCTTTGGCTAAATGCAAGCACCTTGTAGTAGTGAATGTTTATGCCAATGGATTCTGCCGCTGTCTCATCCAGTCTGATTGCATTGTTTGCCCTCCATATGCGGGTATTTCTTAGCGAAGCAAAAAACCAGACGAAAAATCCGGTGATGAAAAATAGTATCAAAAAGACCGTTAAATCGGATGCCACATTCTTATTGGAACTATCTATAATGCTTTGCTCCGTTAAAAATCTCACAGTACTGCTGCTGATTAACGGTATTGCGCTTATGCCTGTAGCGCCTCCGGTTATTGTTTCCCATTTTATGAAAATTACTCTCATCACCTCTCCAAACCCCAGTGTGGCAATGGCAAGATATACGCCTTTAAGGCGAAGTGATGGAACACCAACCAGAATTCCTACTAAAGTTGAAACTCCTCCGGCAATAACTATAGCAAAAGGTATTGGCAGGCCAAAGCGTGTTACGGCAATTGCCGATACATATGCGCCAAGTCCCATAAAACCGGCGCCTCCCAGTGAAAGCTGTCCGGTTGACAACGGAACATAGACTCCTAAAGCAAGCATGATGTTAATCAGTGTAAAGGAGCCTATCTGAATGTAGTATGAATTTAAATAGCTTAACACTTATACTTTTACTTTTTGAATTGTGCCGAACAGGCCCTGAGGTTTGATTAACAATACGGCCATTATAATTATAAAACCGATAATTTCCTTGTAGCCGGAATCTCCGTAAGCTACCACAAATGTCTCGGCAAGTCCCAGTAGAATGCCCCCTGTAACCGCTCCGTTAACGCTTCCCATGCCGCCTAAAATTATAATTGCAAGTCCTTTAAGCCCCATTGCCAGCCCTATTTCATTGTTTACACTGTTAAATGCCATTGCTACAAGCACTCCTGCCGCCCCTCCGGCACATGAGGCACTAACGACCGTGAAGGTTATAACTTTTGACGTGTTGACTCCCAAAAAAGCCGCAGTGTCAGGATTTTCCGAAACTGCCCTGAGTGCCCGTCCGCTTTTGGAGTTTTTCAGCCAAACGTATAAAAGTATTGTAATAGTAAAAGACACGGCAAGGATTACAATGTTTATTAAGTTTATATCTACGTCGCCCAGTTTAAAGTTAATTTCGGAAATTGAGGTCCTAAATGAAATCGTGTCGCTTCCAAAAAGCGCTCTGGCTATGTTTTCAAGTATAATCGAAACTCCTATTGTGCTGATTAGAGGAGCAAGAGGGGATGAGTTTTTCATCCTTCTTAATGGCCGCAGGGCAAATAGTTCAAGAGCATATCCTAACAGTCCGCTTACGATACACCCGCCCAAAAACCCCACCCATAGCGGCAGCCCCAGCTTGCTTACAATCAGCACAGCCGTAAAAGCTCCAAACATAAAAACTGCACCGTGTGCCATATTAAGAATATCCAGCACGCCAAAGATAAGTGTCAAGCCTAAAGCCGTTAAAGAGTATATGCTTCCAAGCGTTATCCCGTTTATTAGCTGCTCGATAAAAAGGTGCATAATGTGGATATTTATTATTGCAGAAGTTGGAACTTGCCGTCTTTGGCTATCAACACAAAAGGTTCCATATCAACGTCACGGTTTTGATCAAATGAGAATTTTCCAAGCACTCCGTTGAAATTTCTGACAGAAGCAAGCGCATCCCGAATTTTATTTCTGTCAGAGGAGGCAGCCGTCTTAATTGCGTGAGCCATAATAAACAATCCGTCATAGGCTTGAGCCGCGAACTGGTCTGGTTTGCTGCCATAGGCTTTCTCAAACTTGCCGATAAAATCCAAAACTTTAGGGTTTTCTACAGATTCGCTAAACCACGGGGTTGCAACTATCAGTACGTCTGAAGAGCTCCCGGCTATTTCAAATATCTTAGGGGAGTTAAAACCATTTCCGCCAATTACCGGCACAGTAATTCCCATTTTCCTTGCCTGATCCAAAATCACCCCGCCCTCGTTATAAAGCGCCGAGCACAACAGGGCATCCGGCGAGGTGGATTTAATCTTTGTAAGCTGGGCTTTAAAATCCGTCTGCCCTTTTTGAAATTTCTCTATGGTGGTGATATTTAATCCAAGAGCCTCTGCCGTTGATTTCATAGTGTCAAAAGCAGATTTGGTAAAAACGTCATCGTCACCGTAAAGCATGGCAACGTTTTTAATGTGATATTTCTCAATTGCCTTTTTAATAGCAAATGGAATCGCAATGGACTCAGGCATAGAATCTCTGAAAACGAATTGTCCGATGCCGGTTATACCGGAGGCTGTGTTTGAAGTAGCAAGGATTGGGATGCCGTTACCGTTTGCCTCAGGGCCCACCAACCGCATCTCGGTACTCAGTGTAGGCCCCAAAATTGCCGTAACCTTATCCGAGTTGATTAGTTTTTTAACTACCGAAAGCGCCTGCTCTTGTTTACCGGCAGAGTCCTCAATAATCAGCTCTATGTTTAAAGTGCCGGCTTTATTAATCTCTGAAGCGGCTAATTTAAATCCGTTTACTATAGAATTTCCATAACCGGCAGCAGGCCCACTAAGAGCTGCTATTATCCCTATTTTTATGGACTGCTGCTGATTAGGCTGTTCGCCTTTCACTTTCGGCACATCAACCTTACAGGAAAACAGCAGCAACGATACCGCTATAATTATTATCTTCTTTAGCTTCAATCTAACCATTAACCGCTTTGGATTTCATCTGAAATTTAAAACTTTCCGCTGCTTTGTGTCAATAGGGAGAGGGAAAGTAGTAATGAAGAGTAAAAATGAGAAAGTAGTAAGGGAGAGTAAGTGATAAGGGAAAGGGCTTTGCCCTTTCCCTTAAATCCTTTCCCACACGGGGAATGATTCCCCGTGACCCCCGGTTTTGTGGTTAGCGATTGGGTGGGTGTAGGGGCAACCCCCTGTGGTTGCCCTTGCTTTGTTAGTGTGCTTGTGATAAAAGAATTTTTCAACCGGCGTACCGCCGCTTAAAAAGTTTCAATTGCGAGCTTCGCCCGCAAAACAGACGATCAGATTAAAATTATCAGTCATGACGCAACCTTATATTTCTAAATTCCCTAAATGTTATATAATAAGACATTGTGGACTTACCATAAGGAGGTACAATGATTTTACAAAAAAAAGAAATATATAATCTGATAGATGACTTACCGGATTTGGTAGAAATTGATGAGGTCATCTACCGGTTGTATTTACGTCAGAAACTTGAATCTGCAGAAAGCGATATAAATGAAGACAATCTTATTTCACATGAGGACATGGTTAAGGAAACTGTGAATTGGTTCAAATAAAATGGACACTTACACATCCCCCCGCCGCTTAAAGAGTCTCAATGCAAGCGATGAAAGCCCAAGACGGATGGGCATTATTAAAGTAAGGAACTCTTGATAAGGGATTTTTCTCTTTTTTGTCATTCCCGTGAAAACGGGAATCCAGTCCCATGAGGTAGAGGCGAATAATTATTCACCATACTAAGACAATAATAATTTTTTTTCTAATGCGTTTGCCCTGATAGGAAAAGGGGGATTAAGGGTTATTTCATTTTTATTAAGTATTATTGCTCTAAAGTGTTGATGTGTTTTACTTTTTGTTTGTTATTTGGTATAACAAAAAGAGGAGGTAATTACATGAAATACAGAATATTGGTAGAACAAGACGAGGATGGAGTATTTATAGCACAGTGTCCGGCATTACCTGGCTGTGTATCTCAGGGTAAAACCAGGCAGGAGGCGATTACAAATATTGCAGATGCCATTAAAGGTTATATAGAGAGTTTAAAAAAGCACAGTGAAGCTATTCCGCCACCGATAGAAGAGGAATTAGTTGAGGTATTGGTTTGACCAGATTACCGGTATTATCAGGTAAAGATTTATGTAAAGCGTTAGAGAATTTCGGATATTTAATAGACCATCAAACATGAGGCCATATCATTCTTAGAAATCATCTTCCGCCTTACAGAAGAGCAGTAGTACCTAACCATAAAGAAATTGCAAAAGGAACTCTAAAAGCTATATTGAATCAAACCGGACTAACTATTGAAGAGCTAAACAAAGTTCTCTGAAATAATATCACATCTCATTGCGCGTTAAAGAAATCACCGCGTTGGAGCAAGCTTGAAGATTGCCCCCCACAGTGTTTGGAAATATGGGAATGCTGGTAAATTAATTCACCCCTTTATCCTTTTAACCCTTTTTTTGCAAATTCAAGATTTCTCTGCGTAGTTTGAACAGACGGATGGTTTTCATCAAAAAATTTTAATTTAATACTTAAAGCCTGCTCGTAATACTCAATAGCTTTTTCAGATTCACCAAGTTGGCTTAAAATGAATCCATAGGCAATCAGCAAAGCAGCTACATTTCCAGCATTTGCCTCTATCGCTCTTTTTATAACTGCATCGTCTATTTTATCTGCTATTTCCTTTTGCATGGAGCGTGTTTCTCTGAAGAGCAGCAAATTTTTCATGTGTGCGCTTAACCAAGCTGCATGTTTACAAGCGCCGAAAATATTATCTGTTTTTGTGGCGTGGTATAACGCCTCCTCCAAATACTTTGGCTCAGGATATTTATTATTTTTCAAACTTTTTTCAACTTCACCATCATACCAACCATAAGCATTATTGTGCATTTGGTGCTTTTCGGTATCATTGAGCTTATCCCACATCATGTCTCGTATCACAGGGGTCACCCAATAGTAAGCTTTTTTTTGAGCGTCCTGCTCTTTTTCCATGAATGTGAGGGTTACACCGCTGTCGGTTTTCTTTGTTAAATCCGCACCGGTAAAGGACATTAGCGGCATATCGTGTAGCTTTTTATTGAGGCGTCGTCCTTCAAATTCAAGTTTGAAGTCATACCGGCTTGTTATTATTATGTTGGTTATATAGTTAGCCCAATCAAGAGAGTACAAGAGCGGCCTTATAGCGTCAAGGGCATCACGCGTTATATGGAATTCGTCATTAGCCGAGCGCTCCAGCACCTGTTCAAAATCGTCAAACAAAAATATCGTAGGAATTTCTTTAAAGGTCGCTCTCATTAGCGCTTTAATTTGCTCGTCATAACCAATATCAGATTTTAGAATTTCTAAGCCATTTTTATTTCCATGTTTCTCTACCAAATCCTTGATTTTTGTAAGTATATCAAGTTTACTAAATTGCCCATGAAATACGATTAATTCCCTGTCACGAAACCGCTCGATCAGCTTACCGGAGAGGGTACTTTTCCCAACCCCTGCCACTCCCCGGATAAGCAGCCCAAACTTACTGTGTTCTTTTCCTTTCAAAATATTAATTCCATGCTGAACATATCGCCGCCTGCCGACAAATCCGGTCTCAAGCGCCTTAACCTGGGAATCCCCCAAATACGTATAAACCAACTTTCGCCGTGGCAGATATTTTAACTTCTGTCCGGCGGTTACTATAGGCTCAAGCGGACTCTCATCAGTAAATGCCCTAAGAATGTGCCACGAGTGGTAACTGTCTCTATATAATTGCCGTGTCTTTATGATGCTATCTGCAATACCCTTGCCCTCTGCGATGGTTTTATAAAGCTCCGCTCCCATACGCGTTGCACAAAAATCATAAACCGGCAGCCCCCAACCAAGCACTATGGGAATTCCTGCCTGTACCATCTTACATGCAAAAGACTGGCCGGAGCCGTCTCCCTTACCTGTTAAACATCCGGATAGAAAGAGCATTTTGGGTTTGAAACTCTCCAGCTTTTCCCATAATTTTTCGTGTGTCACCATATCGGGATTGCCTGTCTCATCCTCCATACAAAACACAGGGTTTTCATCAATATTGGCATGACCACTCATATGGACTATGTCGCTGCCGGCAATTTCATAGAGAGTATCATACAAGCCATCTATTGAGCCGGAATCCTCCACTGTGATATCAACAGGGATATGTCCCATTTTTTCAAGAATTAGTTCCTCCTCTTTGTCGTATTCAAGCACTGGCTTTACCCCAGCAGGGGATGAGGCCATAAAGAGGAGTTTTAGTGGATCATTATTTGGTTTTCGTTTTTTGT
Proteins encoded in this region:
- a CDS encoding CHAT domain-containing protein, translating into MEIKTVSSKNNRDILFNYYPSHSVDEKSVQTALESLKLNHWSNNPAEGARLGKTLFDILNGTGGTLASKIKEASDTDDILNIFLKLPDELNDLPFELINNGGFLLLTHRINMLRLAALRGKDKKRKPNNDPLKLLFMASSPAGVKPVLEYDKEEELILEKMGHIPVDITVEDSGSIDGLYDTLYEIAGSDIVHMSGHANIDENPVFCMEDETGNPDMVTHEKLWEKLESFKPKMLFLSGCLTGKGDGSGQSFACKMVQAGIPIVLGWGLPVYDFCATRMGAELYKTIAEGKGIADSIIKTRQLYRDSYHSWHILRAFTDESPLEPIVTAGQKLKYLPRRKLVYTYLGDSQVKALETGFVGRRRYVQHGINILKGKEHSKFGLLIRGVAGVGKSTLSGKLIERFRDRELIVFHGQFSKLDILTKIKDLVEKHGNKNGLEILKSDIGYDEQIKALMRATFKEIPTIFLFDDFEQVLERSANDEFHITRDALDAIRPLLYSLDWANYITNIIITSRYDFKLEFEGRRLNKKLHDMPLMSFTGADLTKKTDSGVTLTFMEKEQDAQKKAYYWVTPVIRDMMWDKLNDTEKHQMHNNAYGWYDGEVEKSLKNNKYPEPKYLEEALYHATKTDNIFGACKHAAWLSAHMKNLLLFRETRSMQKEIADKIDDAVIKRAIEANAGNVAALLIAYGFILSQLGESEKAIEYYEQALSIKLKFFDENHPSVQTTQRNLEFAKKGLKG